The Arachis hypogaea cultivar Tifrunner chromosome 19, arahy.Tifrunner.gnm2.J5K5, whole genome shotgun sequence genome has a window encoding:
- the LOC112776177 gene encoding sucrose transport protein SUC2 translates to MESVSATKLHPPHAEEVPVAPPTNQLSSPLRKIITVATLAVGIQFVWALQLTILTPYVQILGTPHMWVSFIWLCGPISGIIVQPLVGFYSDRCTSRFGPRRPFIIAGTLSVVFASFLIGYAADLGHFLGNSDEANLRPRTIAVFIVGFWIIDFANNLLQGPCRAFIADLAAGDHSKTRTGYAFYTLFTAAGNILGSAAGSSGGIHRVLPFTKTASCDEYCADVKTCFLFAVAIQLVLVTVTVTYVKEKPLRITDSVGNGGKGGIGELFGALRELKRPMWILLLVTCFNWFAWFPFLLYNTDWMGVEVYGAQDKKERVYTMGVHAGALGMMLNSIVAGAASLGIGVLARGLRGEKRLWGVVNFLLAVCLAMTVAVSKMAEHSRRYTVAHDGVREPLPPPAGVKAAALTLYSFLGLPFAITCSIPYTLASIFSSAAGAGQGLSLAILNLAVVIPQMVMSVVSGPFDKLFGGNLPSFVLGAVAAAISGILSLFFLPSPPPDFTKAAATSTPAAFH, encoded by the exons ATGGAGTCTGTCAGTGCCACCAAACTTCATCCTCCTCATGCGGAGGAAGTTCCGGTTGCTCCACCGACTAATCAGCTGTCTAGCCCTCTACGTAAGATCATCACCGTCGCGACCCTCGCCGTAGGCATACAATTCGTGTGGGCCCTACAGCTCACCATACTCACACCCTACGTCCAAATACTCGGAACCCCTCACATGTGGGTTTCCTTCATCTGGCTCTGCGGCCCTATCTCCGGCATCATCGTCCAGCCCCTCGTTGGTTTCTATAGCGACCGCTGCACCTCCCGCTTCGGCCCCCGCCGCCCCTTCATTATCGCCGGAACCCTATCCGTTGTCTTCGCCTCCTTCCTCATCGGCTACGCTGCAGACCTAGGCCATTTCCTTGGTAACTCCGACGAAGCCAACCTCCGCCCTCGCACCATTGCCGTTTTCATCGTCGGCTTCTGGATTATCGACTTTGCCAACAACCTCCTCCAGGGACCGTGCCGCGCCTTCATCGCCGACCTCGCCGCCGGAGACCACAGCAAGACCAGAACCGGTTACGCCTTCTACACGCTCTTCACAGCCGCCGGGAACATCCTCGGCTCCGCGGCGGGATCCTCCGGCGGAATCCACCGCGTGCTACCGTTCACAAAAACGGCATCGTGCGACGAGTACTGCGCGGACGTGAAGACGTGCTTCCTCTTCGCCGTTGCGATTCAGCTAGTGCTGGTAACTGTTACTGTTACGTACGTTAAGGAAAAACCGTTACGAATAACGGATTCAGTTGGAAATGGCGGGAAGGGAGGGATTGGGGAATTATTCGGTGCTTTGCGGGAACTCAAGAGACCAATGTGGATCCTATTGTTGGTGACGTGTTTCAATTGGTTCGCGTGGTTTCCGTTTTTACTGTACAACACTGATTGGATGGGGGTTGAAGTGTACGGTGCGCAGGATAAGAAGGAGAGGGTGTACACTATGGGGGTGCACGCGGGTGCGTTGGGCATGATGTTGAATTCCATTGTGGCGGGTGCCGCGTCGTTGGGGATTGGTGTGTTGGCGCGTGGCCTTCGTGGCGAGAAGAGGCTCTGGGGAGTCGTTAACTTCTTGCTCGCGGTTTGTTTGGCCATGACGGTGGCGGTTTCTAAGATGGCCGAGCATTCTCGGCGGTATACGGTGGCTCATGACGGGGTTCGGGAGCCACTGCCGCCTCCTGCGGGAGTCAAGGCAGCTGCGTTGACTCTTTACTCCTTTCTTGGGCTCCCATTCGCG ATTACTTGTAGCATACCCTATACTCTAGCATCTATATTCTCCAGCGCAGCAGGGGCAGGCCAAG GGCTATCCCTTGCAATTCTGAATCTTGCAGTTGTGATACCACAG ATGGTGATGTCTGTGGTTAGTGGACCGTTTGATAAACTTTTTGGTGGTAACTTGCCATCGTTTGTGTTGGGTGCTGTGGCAGCTGCAATCAGTGGAATACTATCATTGTTTTTCCTTCCTTCTCCCCCGCCTGATTTCACCAAAGCTGCTGCAACCTCCACCCCTGCTGCCTTCCACTAA